Proteins encoded by one window of Paenibacillus sp. DCT19:
- a CDS encoding bifunctional cystathionine gamma-lyase/homocysteine desulfhydrase, translating to MRQKTKLIHAGIVGDPHTGAVSVPIYQVSTYEQEAVGVHKGYEYSRTGNPTRHALEEVIKELEDGVRGFAFSSGMAAIHAVMSLLKSGDHVILTDDVYGGTYRIFTKVLHRLGIESTFVDTTSLQALEQALQPNTKAIYVETPTNPLLKVTDIATVSKWSKANELLFIVDNTFSTPYWQTPLALGADIVLHSATKYIGGHSDVVAGLAVVNSEQLGEDLHFLQNAIGAVLGPMDSWLLMRGLKTLGLRMEAQERNAEQIVDFLNQHPAVSKVYYPGLSDHPQHTLASTQARGFGGMVSFDVGSAAKVDEVLSKVRYFTLAESLGAVESLISVPARMTHASIPYERRQELGITDGLIRISIGIEDVQDLIDDLSSALK from the coding sequence ATGAGACAAAAAACAAAGTTAATTCATGCTGGCATTGTTGGTGATCCTCATACGGGAGCCGTGAGTGTGCCGATCTATCAAGTAAGCACGTATGAACAAGAAGCCGTTGGTGTGCACAAAGGCTATGAGTATTCACGCACGGGCAATCCGACTCGTCATGCCTTGGAAGAAGTGATTAAAGAGCTGGAAGACGGCGTTCGGGGCTTCGCGTTCAGTTCAGGAATGGCTGCCATTCATGCCGTAATGTCTCTGTTGAAAAGTGGTGATCACGTTATTCTAACAGATGATGTGTACGGTGGGACTTATCGCATTTTCACCAAAGTGCTCCACCGCCTAGGAATCGAATCCACTTTCGTGGACACAACCTCGCTGCAAGCACTGGAACAAGCTCTTCAACCGAATACGAAGGCTATTTATGTTGAGACACCAACAAACCCCCTACTTAAAGTGACTGATATTGCTACTGTATCGAAATGGTCTAAAGCTAACGAACTGTTATTCATCGTGGATAACACCTTTAGTACACCGTATTGGCAAACCCCTCTCGCTCTCGGTGCGGATATTGTGTTACATTCAGCCACGAAGTATATTGGTGGTCATAGTGATGTTGTTGCAGGACTTGCCGTCGTGAACAGTGAACAGCTTGGTGAAGATCTACATTTCTTGCAAAACGCAATTGGCGCAGTCTTAGGACCGATGGATTCGTGGTTATTGATGCGTGGACTCAAAACATTAGGATTGCGTATGGAAGCGCAGGAACGCAACGCCGAGCAAATTGTTGACTTTCTGAACCAACATCCTGCCGTGAGCAAGGTCTACTACCCAGGATTGTCCGATCACCCTCAGCACACTCTCGCTTCCACCCAGGCAAGAGGGTTTGGCGGGATGGTGTCTTTTGACGTAGGCAGTGCCGCAAAAGTCGATGAAGTATTGAGTAAAGTCCGTTATTTCACCTTGGCTGAAAGCCTGGGCGCGGTAGAAAGTTTAATTTCTGTACCTGCGCGGATGACACATGCTTCCATTCCATATGAACGTCGTCAAGAATTGGGGATTACGGACGGGTTGATACGCATCTCGATTGGCATTGAGGATGTCCAAGATTTAATCGATGATCTGAGTTCTGCCTTAAAGTGA
- a CDS encoding AAA family ATPase, giving the protein MKPISLKVAGLQSYRETQEIDFTVLTETGLFGIFGPTGSGKSSLLDAITLAMYGKVERAVNGTQGIMNHAEDALSVAFTFELSSAEGTRRFRVERRFKRNNEVSVSNTVSKFIETINGEDHVLADKLAEVNRSVEDVIGLKMDDFTRAVVLPQGKFAEFLSLKGSERRQMLQRLFHLEKYGDQLAIKLSRRVKNNDMVHQSLVAEQQGLGNASKETLEETARLLQEAVCAAALSRKALEEATKEAEQLGKIREWSHERQSRLDEQRKLKAQDAHIVEGEERLKQASAADVILPALQTMREAMAEQQLRQQLAETAHQQAIEHEKQSVLEAEKAEATRVQLSEEEPKLMLRLEQLEQAKELQKERDGLREDASRLKQLLEQGQAEQTVVNQQLEKEQELQQRGRKRREELQESLKPNEVKADERRQLQSALELQHRIDTVAEQLRQNKVELEASQQSAAQGANKLQAITEEEGRLSIQREQLIGQAAAGLEALLACEQDIGREQSMLAGAEEQLRGAMREQELHRLSSALRAELRDGEPCPVCGSAHHPLPAAPAGEGPHADDADLELLRSLHAELQELRFGLRQQLHERRSLLTQLGAAAGEAPSAAEAAPAAAEPEPAESPVNGRSPADWAARAAALREAARTLADAAAPLQAEAAALQQAASGAQQRRMEAAAAQEAGRAGLAQAERKLAESEAAATALRDRWAAELPDIAPEQAKALVQAMQERDARAEDIKERLNKSVTFLEEKQEIVQSLQRKLVELDKQLIQWQTEWQGNSKQLAEKEERLRQWVGEQRVEDLIAAAQAQLNRLRTSATEAAQRYKEADILKQESAKKDVIAHQAAASAGEHLQQAQGRWKQLLEQSPFTSEEVVMQAAIASEEAERLAAAIQQHREQERELASQLRELEQKLAGAEVSEEQWMACTEQLRQRRTEDEAALSAKARTERDLEDVQQRHVRWTELENKRVDVSREGELLSKLQSAFRGNAFVEYIAEEQLMQVSQAASQRLRFLTKQRYSLEVDSGGGFVICDDANGGVKRPVSTLSGGETFLTSLSLALALSAQIQLRGQYPLQFFFLDEGFGTLDPELLDTVITSLEKLHDDRLAVGVISHVPELRARLARKLVVIPASEAGGGSRVMLETL; this is encoded by the coding sequence ATGAAGCCGATTTCGTTAAAAGTGGCTGGTCTACAGAGTTATCGTGAAACGCAGGAAATTGATTTTACCGTGCTGACGGAGACGGGCTTATTCGGTATTTTTGGGCCTACGGGAAGTGGAAAATCCTCGTTGCTTGATGCCATTACCCTAGCGATGTACGGAAAAGTAGAACGTGCGGTGAATGGTACGCAGGGCATTATGAATCATGCCGAGGACGCATTATCGGTTGCATTTACGTTTGAATTATCATCTGCGGAAGGTACGCGTCGATTCCGAGTGGAGCGGCGGTTCAAACGAAATAATGAAGTATCTGTAAGCAATACCGTTAGTAAATTCATTGAGACTATTAACGGGGAAGATCATGTGCTCGCGGATAAATTAGCCGAGGTTAACCGTTCTGTCGAAGATGTAATCGGACTCAAAATGGATGATTTTACGCGTGCGGTTGTTCTTCCACAAGGGAAATTTGCTGAATTCCTGTCACTGAAGGGCAGCGAGCGACGTCAAATGTTGCAGCGGCTTTTCCATCTGGAGAAATACGGAGACCAGCTTGCCATCAAGTTGAGCAGGCGAGTGAAGAATAATGATATGGTTCACCAATCCCTTGTTGCAGAGCAACAAGGATTAGGCAATGCAAGTAAGGAGACGCTTGAGGAGACGGCTCGGCTTCTTCAAGAGGCAGTTTGTGCTGCTGCCTTGTCTCGTAAAGCGCTAGAAGAGGCAACGAAGGAAGCCGAGCAGCTGGGCAAAATTCGTGAATGGAGTCATGAGCGTCAATCTCGCTTAGATGAACAGCGTAAGTTAAAGGCACAGGATGCACACATTGTTGAAGGTGAAGAACGTTTGAAGCAGGCTAGTGCAGCGGATGTGATTCTGCCTGCATTACAAACGATGCGTGAAGCTATGGCCGAGCAGCAGCTGCGTCAGCAGTTAGCTGAGACTGCGCATCAGCAAGCGATAGAACATGAGAAACAGTCTGTTCTCGAAGCGGAAAAGGCAGAGGCTACCCGAGTGCAATTGTCTGAGGAAGAGCCTAAATTAATGCTGCGTCTGGAGCAACTGGAACAGGCGAAAGAACTGCAAAAGGAACGTGATGGGCTCCGTGAAGATGCTTCACGTCTGAAGCAATTACTTGAGCAAGGTCAAGCCGAACAGACGGTTGTGAATCAACAATTGGAGAAAGAGCAAGAGTTGCAACAGCGTGGACGTAAACGGCGGGAAGAATTACAGGAGAGCCTGAAGCCCAATGAAGTGAAAGCCGATGAGCGGAGACAGCTACAGTCTGCATTGGAGCTACAGCACCGGATCGACACGGTAGCAGAGCAGTTACGTCAGAATAAAGTGGAGCTGGAGGCGAGCCAGCAATCAGCAGCACAGGGAGCCAATAAGCTCCAGGCGATCACGGAAGAGGAGGGCCGCCTGAGCATACAGCGTGAGCAATTGATTGGGCAGGCGGCCGCAGGTCTTGAAGCCTTGCTTGCATGCGAGCAGGACATTGGACGCGAGCAGAGCATGCTGGCTGGGGCGGAGGAACAGCTGCGGGGCGCGATGCGTGAGCAGGAGCTGCACCGGCTCTCCTCCGCCTTGCGCGCCGAGCTGCGCGATGGCGAGCCATGCCCGGTGTGCGGCTCCGCACACCACCCGCTCCCGGCTGCGCCGGCGGGAGAAGGTCCGCACGCAGACGATGCGGACCTGGAACTGCTGCGCAGCCTGCACGCGGAGCTGCAGGAGCTGCGCTTTGGGCTGCGCCAGCAGCTGCACGAACGTCGCAGCCTGCTGACGCAGCTTGGCGCTGCGGCCGGCGAAGCTCCGTCCGCAGCCGAGGCCGCGCCTGCGGCAGCGGAGCCCGAGCCCGCCGAGTCGCCCGTGAACGGGCGCTCCCCGGCGGACTGGGCGGCGCGTGCCGCCGCGCTGCGCGAAGCCGCGCGGACGCTGGCTGACGCCGCAGCGCCGCTGCAAGCGGAGGCCGCTGCGTTGCAACAGGCGGCCTCAGGCGCACAGCAGCGCCGCATGGAGGCGGCTGCTGCGCAGGAAGCCGGCCGTGCCGGGCTCGCCCAGGCGGAGCGCAAGCTGGCCGAGAGCGAGGCGGCAGCGACAGCGCTGCGCGATCGCTGGGCCGCGGAACTGCCTGACATCGCCCCGGAGCAGGCCAAGGCCTTAGTTCAGGCGATGCAGGAGCGCGATGCACGCGCCGAGGACATCAAGGAACGTCTGAACAAAAGCGTGACGTTCCTTGAGGAGAAGCAAGAGATCGTTCAATCACTTCAGCGTAAGCTGGTTGAATTGGATAAACAATTAATCCAGTGGCAGACGGAGTGGCAGGGCAACAGTAAACAACTTGCCGAGAAGGAAGAACGGTTACGGCAATGGGTTGGTGAACAACGAGTAGAAGACCTGATTGCTGCTGCGCAGGCTCAGCTGAATCGATTAAGAACTTCTGCAACAGAAGCAGCACAGCGTTACAAGGAAGCAGATATTCTGAAACAAGAGTCAGCGAAGAAAGACGTTATTGCTCATCAGGCAGCTGCCTCTGCTGGCGAGCATCTGCAGCAGGCGCAAGGGCGCTGGAAGCAACTGCTGGAGCAATCGCCATTCACTTCGGAGGAGGTTGTAATGCAGGCAGCCATCGCTTCCGAGGAGGCAGAACGACTAGCTGCGGCCATCCAGCAACACCGCGAACAGGAACGTGAGCTGGCGTCCCAATTACGAGAACTGGAGCAGAAACTTGCGGGAGCTGAGGTGTCTGAAGAGCAGTGGATGGCATGCACGGAACAGTTACGGCAGAGAAGGACTGAGGATGAAGCGGCACTTAGCGCCAAAGCTCGGACTGAGCGGGATTTGGAAGATGTTCAGCAACGCCACGTACGCTGGACTGAACTGGAGAACAAGCGAGTGGACGTTAGCCGAGAAGGCGAGCTGCTGAGTAAGTTGCAATCGGCTTTCCGCGGTAACGCATTCGTAGAATACATTGCTGAAGAGCAACTGATGCAAGTCAGCCAGGCGGCATCCCAGCGATTACGCTTTTTGACCAAACAGAGATATTCGCTTGAAGTCGATTCTGGTGGTGGATTTGTCATCTGTGACGATGCAAACGGTGGGGTGAAACGCCCGGTGTCCACCTTGTCGGGTGGCGAGACCTTCTTAACCTCGCTGTCGCTAGCATTGGCGTTGTCCGCACAGATTCAGCTTCGTGGGCAGTACCCACTGCAGTTCTTTTTCCTGGATGAAGGGTTCGGCACACTTGATCCTGAACTATTAGACACGGTGATAACCTCGCTGGAAAAATTACATGACGACCGCCTGGCCGTTGGTGTGATTAGCCACGTGCCTGAACTGCGGGCACGTCTAGCACGTAAGTTGGTTGTCATTCCGGCAAGTGAGGCTGGTGGCGGCTCCAGAGTTATGCTGGAAACATTGTAG
- the addA gene encoding helicase-exonuclease AddAB subunit AddA, protein MTNMPKPEGSFWSDDQWSAISQSGEDILVAAAAGSGKTAVLVERIIRKIADPSQGFSVDRLLVATFTKAAAAEMKQRIREALERALEDQPGEEHLRKQLSLLGRASITTLHSFCMEVIRRYYQQIPLNPAFRILNGNEAEMMRQELLEQLFEEKYGEQDEGSTFRKLVDWFSGERNDDAMHRLVQRLYDFSRSHSWPDHWLAEMASAFQVESVEALGRTVWVQSILRDASLTLSGAAGVLRQGIEIAMQPEGPAPYADTLKEDLAMVEELRSAVQIMPWDKLPDVFQLAAFGKLKPCKKDQTDPGLQEQVKELREAAKKAVTDLKGSLFGRTAFSFWQELEQAAPLMHELSKLVSEFGGRYQQAKQERGQVDFSDLEHYCLQILRHEDSTPAVSMPSDAAMEFRARFDEVLLDEYQDTNTVQEDIVRLISRENPGNRFMVGDVKQSIYRFRLAEPGLFLNKYRQYASSAELDQVEGSNERTGRRIDLARNFRSREEVVHSVNMLFRQIMNEGVAEIAYDERAQLAYGASFPSETLQDEAYTPEVILIDRQGGGSELSESTDEQGDTLATAELESAELETAQLEARAMAKRIREIVGDADQPALQVYDKALKTMRPARYGDIVILLRSALMWAPLMIEEFRQQGIPAGGEQSKGYFQAIEVEVMLSLLQIVDNPRQDIPLAAVLRSPIVGLDEEELAQIRLGNKGQSFYDAVILATGELDHPLHDRNSNEQYKQVSEDAQVVQMNWPEAWTELEEARRETAVTAEVDRIDDLQPASSDVDAAHWAGLVDLVSDENNSVQPDEDVTLQQKLVQFARQLKQWRLEARQGSLSELIWRIYRETGYLDWVGGLPGGMQRQSNLKALYDRARQYEEATANRGLFRFLTYVSRLRENGGDLGTVGGSAEQDNAVKIMTIHRSKGLEFPVVFVAGISKMFNQQDLNAPFLMHKELGFGPRFVDQENRVAYPTLANLAIRRRAQFELLAEEMRVLYVALTRPKEKMILIGTVKDVAKKAAAWSQVKDSPELLLPDYLLAAGRNYLDWIGPSLIRHPAAASLRELAGGSDSYSSCLMDDESRWNITVISADQVSRDMVLGHPKGEEEAMPEVRKERIAALQALQPVQLRTSEERSDGAVDVLEIAQQVNGDGDEVTEDGQADVALMEQVHQRLSWAYPHTAATQVAASTSVSELKTLLAKQEYQPLQVMEEMARRLESNTLLTDDAPDEKLNPVVQPDNRRSHDPDSSFKLHLRRPKFMEEKKLTGAERGTVYHTLMQHLPMDGTGINVEVVDNTLARLLQLQILLPHQAEVIDATQLVAFFETEPGLELMRADWVKREIPFIYGLPAHHSPAEWLHDITPHEGMQTVDEGEGLQASLVDETVLVQGIIDCLYEVDGKLVLLDYKTDRVWNDVKGLDDLTANYRFQLELYSRAIEDILGRKVDHRWLYFFDGGHAVKC, encoded by the coding sequence ATGACGAATATGCCAAAACCAGAAGGTAGTTTCTGGAGTGATGACCAGTGGAGTGCGATCTCTCAGAGCGGAGAAGACATTCTAGTTGCCGCGGCTGCAGGATCGGGTAAAACGGCTGTACTGGTCGAACGGATTATTCGTAAAATTGCCGACCCTTCTCAGGGATTCAGCGTAGATCGTTTGCTGGTGGCCACATTTACGAAAGCTGCCGCAGCCGAGATGAAGCAGCGTATACGGGAAGCATTGGAACGTGCGCTGGAAGATCAGCCTGGGGAGGAGCATCTACGTAAGCAGCTTTCACTGCTTGGGCGTGCGTCTATCACGACACTTCATTCATTCTGTATGGAAGTGATTCGCCGTTATTATCAACAGATTCCGCTGAATCCCGCCTTCCGGATATTGAACGGAAACGAAGCTGAAATGATGCGGCAGGAACTGCTAGAACAGCTTTTTGAAGAAAAGTATGGTGAGCAGGATGAAGGCAGTACATTCCGCAAATTAGTGGATTGGTTCAGTGGTGAGCGGAACGATGATGCAATGCATCGGCTCGTACAACGGCTGTATGATTTCTCTCGCAGTCATTCTTGGCCAGATCACTGGCTGGCAGAAATGGCGTCAGCTTTTCAGGTGGAGAGTGTAGAGGCACTTGGTCGCACGGTTTGGGTACAGAGTATTTTACGAGATGCTTCACTTACGCTCAGCGGCGCTGCCGGAGTGTTGCGCCAAGGGATTGAGATTGCAATGCAGCCAGAAGGGCCGGCACCTTATGCGGATACGCTTAAGGAAGATCTGGCGATGGTGGAGGAGCTTCGTTCTGCTGTGCAGATCATGCCATGGGACAAGTTGCCAGACGTGTTCCAATTAGCTGCATTTGGCAAGCTCAAACCTTGTAAGAAAGATCAGACAGACCCGGGGCTTCAAGAGCAAGTTAAGGAGCTGCGCGAAGCAGCCAAAAAAGCAGTAACGGATCTGAAAGGATCATTGTTCGGGAGAACTGCTTTTTCATTCTGGCAGGAATTAGAGCAAGCCGCACCACTTATGCACGAGTTGTCTAAACTCGTTAGTGAGTTTGGAGGACGATACCAACAGGCGAAGCAGGAACGTGGACAGGTCGATTTTAGTGATCTGGAACATTACTGTCTTCAAATTTTGCGTCATGAGGATTCTACGCCAGCTGTGTCCATGCCTTCAGATGCGGCGATGGAATTCCGTGCACGTTTTGATGAAGTGTTATTGGATGAATATCAGGATACGAATACGGTGCAGGAAGATATCGTAAGACTCATTTCCAGAGAGAATCCCGGCAACCGATTTATGGTTGGTGATGTGAAACAGAGCATTTACCGTTTTCGTTTGGCTGAGCCGGGACTATTTCTTAATAAATATCGTCAATATGCTTCGAGCGCTGAACTGGATCAGGTAGAAGGCTCCAACGAGCGCACTGGCAGACGTATTGATCTTGCACGTAACTTTCGAAGCCGTGAAGAAGTCGTTCATTCGGTCAATATGCTCTTCCGACAGATTATGAACGAAGGTGTGGCGGAGATTGCGTATGATGAACGAGCCCAACTTGCTTATGGAGCATCGTTTCCCTCAGAGACTTTACAAGACGAAGCATATACCCCTGAGGTCATATTAATTGATCGACAAGGCGGTGGTTCTGAACTGTCTGAAAGCACGGATGAGCAAGGAGATACACTGGCTACTGCTGAACTGGAGAGCGCTGAGTTAGAGACGGCTCAACTGGAAGCACGTGCAATGGCTAAACGTATTCGAGAGATCGTGGGCGACGCAGATCAACCTGCGCTGCAAGTGTATGATAAAGCACTAAAAACGATGCGACCGGCAAGGTACGGTGACATTGTCATTTTGCTGCGTTCTGCTCTAATGTGGGCACCGCTCATGATTGAAGAGTTTAGACAACAGGGTATTCCTGCCGGTGGTGAGCAGAGCAAAGGATATTTTCAGGCTATAGAAGTGGAGGTCATGTTGTCCCTGCTTCAGATTGTTGATAATCCTAGGCAGGACATTCCTCTTGCTGCGGTACTTCGGTCACCGATTGTGGGTCTGGACGAAGAGGAATTGGCACAGATTCGTCTTGGTAATAAAGGTCAATCCTTCTATGATGCAGTAATCCTCGCTACAGGAGAACTAGATCATCCATTGCATGACCGTAACTCGAATGAGCAATACAAGCAAGTAAGTGAAGATGCTCAAGTTGTTCAGATGAATTGGCCTGAAGCTTGGACAGAGCTGGAGGAAGCACGGCGAGAGACGGCAGTTACTGCTGAAGTAGATCGTATAGATGACCTGCAACCAGCAAGCAGTGATGTAGATGCGGCTCATTGGGCAGGATTGGTTGATCTTGTAAGTGATGAAAACAATTCTGTGCAGCCTGATGAGGATGTAACATTGCAGCAGAAATTGGTTCAGTTTGCACGTCAATTGAAGCAATGGCGATTGGAAGCTCGTCAAGGCAGTCTGAGTGAATTAATCTGGCGGATCTACCGAGAGACGGGTTACTTGGACTGGGTAGGCGGTCTTCCTGGCGGCATGCAACGACAAAGCAATCTCAAAGCGTTATACGACCGCGCACGACAATATGAGGAAGCGACGGCCAATCGTGGTTTGTTCCGCTTTTTGACCTATGTCTCCAGACTGCGTGAGAATGGTGGAGATTTAGGAACGGTTGGTGGTTCTGCTGAGCAAGACAACGCAGTAAAAATTATGACCATTCATCGAAGCAAAGGATTGGAATTCCCGGTAGTCTTTGTGGCGGGGATATCCAAAATGTTCAATCAGCAAGATCTGAATGCACCCTTTCTCATGCATAAGGAACTTGGGTTTGGCCCAAGGTTTGTGGATCAAGAGAATCGGGTTGCGTATCCGACACTCGCAAATCTGGCGATCCGACGCCGGGCTCAGTTTGAGTTGTTAGCTGAGGAGATGAGGGTGCTGTATGTGGCACTTACTCGTCCAAAAGAAAAAATGATCCTCATTGGGACAGTGAAGGATGTTGCCAAAAAGGCAGCCGCCTGGTCTCAAGTGAAGGACAGTCCGGAGCTTTTATTGCCAGACTACTTACTTGCAGCAGGACGGAATTATTTGGACTGGATTGGCCCGTCCCTTATTCGTCACCCAGCAGCGGCTTCCCTGCGTGAATTGGCTGGAGGAAGTGATTCCTATTCATCTTGCTTAATGGATGACGAGTCGCGCTGGAACATCACCGTGATTTCTGCAGATCAGGTTTCACGGGATATGGTTCTTGGGCATCCGAAGGGCGAGGAAGAAGCAATGCCAGAAGTTCGAAAAGAACGAATTGCTGCGTTGCAAGCCTTACAGCCTGTTCAGTTACGCACTTCTGAAGAAAGAAGCGATGGAGCTGTTGATGTGTTAGAAATAGCTCAGCAAGTTAACGGTGACGGTGATGAAGTTACTGAAGATGGGCAAGCAGATGTCGCGCTTATGGAGCAAGTCCATCAACGATTATCCTGGGCATATCCACACACAGCGGCAACGCAGGTTGCAGCAAGTACATCCGTTTCTGAGCTCAAGACATTGCTCGCCAAGCAGGAATATCAGCCGCTACAGGTGATGGAAGAGATGGCAAGACGGCTCGAAAGTAACACTTTGCTTACAGATGATGCGCCCGATGAGAAGTTGAATCCAGTAGTACAGCCTGACAATCGTAGAAGCCATGATCCAGATTCGTCCTTCAAATTGCACCTGCGTCGTCCTAAATTCATGGAAGAGAAGAAGCTAACAGGTGCAGAACGAGGAACGGTGTACCATACATTGATGCAGCATCTTCCTATGGATGGAACAGGGATCAATGTTGAGGTTGTGGATAATACGCTTGCACGATTGTTGCAACTGCAAATTCTACTGCCTCATCAGGCAGAGGTCATTGATGCTACGCAGCTCGTTGCTTTTTTTGAGACTGAGCCTGGATTGGAACTTATGCGCGCAGATTGGGTGAAACGGGAGATTCCATTTATTTACGGACTGCCAGCACATCATTCTCCTGCTGAGTGGTTGCATGATATAACGCCACATGAAGGGATGCAGACCGTAGATGAAGGGGAAGGACTTCAGGCATCACTAGTAGATGAGACAGTATTAGTACAAGGCATTATAGACTGCCTCTATGAGGTGGATGGCAAACTTGTGCTGCTAGATTATAAAACAGATCGTGTCTGGAATGATGTAAAAGGGTTAGACGATTTGACTGCAAACTATCGTTTCCAGCTAGAGTTATATAGCCGCGCGATTGAGGATATTTTGGGACGTAAGGTTGATCACCGGTGGCTCTATTTCTTTGATGGTGGACATGCGGTGAAATGCTGA
- a CDS encoding class I SAM-dependent rRNA methyltransferase: MPSVTLERSRKKRLEHAHPWIFNNEIASVDGNPEPGDLVNVLNHQGRYLATGYYNPASQITVRVVSYQPLDFAQMDTAFFTARFQDCLRHRERFIQDGEAYRLVYGEADFLPGLIVDRFGSVLVVQLLTLGMDRCREAIVQALIEVMQPEGIYERSDVSIRELEGLEQTKGPLYGECPRHVTVTENGLLIKVDIVEGQKTGYFFDQRENRAAIEPLMKGWGYKSGIRLEQVEQDGSEQRLPVNKSGKVVTFPYWDGATVLECFSHTGSFTLNACKYGAKKVTCLDISEHAIESARTNVELNGFTDRVEFVVADAFQYLREQVKGLEERNVRARAGEQKVDTSKALAAGGGKSFDVVILDPPAFAKTKSAVKGACRGYKDINLHGMKLVNEGGYLVTASCSYHMRPDLFLETIADAAEDAGKVLRLIDWKAAGKDHPQILGVDEGHYLKFAIFEVRSKTK, translated from the coding sequence TTGCCATCGGTTACCCTAGAACGCAGTCGCAAAAAGCGGCTTGAACATGCACATCCATGGATCTTTAACAATGAAATTGCCTCAGTTGACGGAAATCCAGAGCCTGGAGATCTGGTCAATGTATTGAATCATCAAGGTCGCTATCTGGCAACGGGATACTACAATCCTGCATCACAAATTACCGTGCGGGTTGTATCCTACCAACCGTTAGATTTTGCTCAGATGGACACGGCGTTCTTTACAGCACGTTTCCAGGATTGCTTACGCCATCGTGAACGTTTCATCCAAGACGGAGAAGCGTATCGCTTGGTTTATGGTGAGGCAGACTTTTTACCTGGGTTGATCGTTGATCGCTTCGGTAGCGTACTTGTGGTACAGCTATTGACACTGGGAATGGATCGTTGTCGTGAGGCGATTGTGCAAGCTCTGATTGAAGTGATGCAGCCTGAAGGCATTTACGAGCGGAGCGATGTGTCTATTCGTGAGCTGGAAGGCTTGGAGCAGACCAAAGGTCCTCTTTACGGAGAATGCCCACGTCATGTGACCGTAACAGAGAACGGCTTGCTTATTAAAGTAGATATCGTGGAAGGTCAGAAAACAGGTTATTTCTTCGATCAGCGTGAAAACCGTGCGGCCATCGAACCCTTAATGAAGGGCTGGGGTTACAAAAGCGGTATCCGCCTTGAGCAAGTGGAGCAGGATGGTAGTGAGCAACGGTTACCTGTTAACAAAAGTGGTAAAGTTGTAACTTTCCCTTATTGGGATGGTGCGACGGTACTAGAGTGTTTCTCTCATACGGGCAGCTTCACGTTGAATGCTTGCAAGTATGGAGCGAAGAAAGTAACGTGTCTGGACATTTCAGAGCATGCGATCGAGAGTGCTAGAACGAATGTAGAGTTGAACGGATTCACAGATCGAGTTGAATTTGTCGTAGCAGATGCGTTCCAGTACCTGCGTGAACAGGTTAAAGGTCTGGAAGAACGCAATGTACGTGCACGTGCAGGCGAGCAAAAAGTAGATACATCCAAAGCTCTCGCTGCTGGTGGAGGTAAGTCATTCGACGTCGTAATCCTCGACCCACCGGCATTTGCCAAAACGAAATCAGCAGTCAAAGGTGCATGCCGTGGATACAAGGATATTAATCTTCATGGTATGAAGCTGGTCAATGAGGGTGGATATCTTGTAACGGCAAGCTGTTCATATCACATGCGTCCAGACCTTTTCCTTGAAACAATCGCAGATGCGGCTGAAGATGCGGGCAAAGTACTTCGCCTTATTGATTGGAAGGCAGCAGGCAAGGATCATCCACAGATTTTAGGTGTAGATGAAGGACATTACCTGAAATTTGCGATCTTCGAGGTTCGTAGTAAAACAAAGTAA